GACGGGAGTTCCTCCGATTGAGTATTTCCTGCGGCTAAAGATCCAGCGTGCAGGTCAGCTCCTGGACCTAACCGAGCTTAGCATCAAGGAAATCAGCTCTGCCGTAGGCATTAGCGATCCTTATTATTTCTCAAGGCTGTTTAAGAAAATGTCTGGCTTCTCTCCCTCCCATTACCGTAATATTCCAAAGGGATGATCGCCCTCGCCAAGCGAAATATCCAGCTCCCAGCGATATCTCTTTGTATTGAAGATTTTGATTAAATGATCCAAGGCGCTAGAAAGAAAAAGAGAATAGTGGTACCCACACAGATAAGAAGCAAAAGTTCTAAATTCTTTTCAAATAGATGTTTTATAAACCAAAGATAGCTCACGATACATAACAAAAAAACAATAATATAAAAAAATAAAGAATCATAATGAGTAACAGTAAATATGTCTCCACCACCAATAGAAAAGACTATACCTATAACTAAAAACCACATTCCCACTCCAAGTGCAGCGCTTAAGGCAATAAAAAAGAAACTCATTATCATTTTTTATACTCCTTCGACTTGCTTACTGGTTCCATACACATAGAAAGGAATAAATTGTAAATAACCCCTTCCAATAATTTATCGGATCATCTCCTTTGTTTATGTATATCTTTATTAGCTTTAAAAGCCTGCACTTACATTTGAAATCTTGACAATAAAAAAGACAAACCTCATCTTAAATGAGGTTTGCCTTTTATTCGTATACTAAATGTAAAACGCGATATTCCTATTCGCTAACGGATGCATTGTCGTACAAGTCTATCAACTCATCGAAGGAGGTAATAATCACATCGGAGCCCTTCAGCTCATCTTGACGACCAAAGCCTGCATACGCACAGCCGATGACAGTTTGTCCATTTCCTTTGCCTGCCTCAACATCAGACGAGCGATCGCCCACCATCCAGGCACTTTTGATTCCATGATTGTCGAGCAAAATGCGTAGCAATTCTGTCTTCGTCGCAGTCCCTTGACCACCCGCACTATACAATCCTTCGAATAGATCTTTAAGCTCATGCACCACAACTATACTGTGAATGTACTCCTCCAGCCCATTACTAGCCACAAACAGCCGCACTCCTCGCTCTTTTAGCGCAGTCAGTGTTTCGACCACCTGAGGGTACAGTAAAGTACCTCCTGCTTCAAGTCCTTCGACCTCTAACTGCAATAGCAGTTCATCTGCACGGCGGTGCACAGCCTCATCTGATTCGGGCATAACCTTCTTCCAAATGTCTGCCAGTAGCATCCCTAAGCTGCTTAGAATACGTTCTTCCGGTGGTGTCGGTCCAGTATATAGTCCCTCTTCACGCAAAATATCGAACATTTTATGATATGCAGGCAATAAAAGACTTTCAGTCTGGAATAGTGTTCCATCCATATCAAAAACAATCGCTTCCGGCTTGTTCAACTTCGAGTGAACCGTGTTCAGTTCTGTTCCTTGTACTTCATTACTCATCTGTTGTTCCTCCCCATTCTCTTTTGCTTTAGGTAAGCACATTCATCTGCACGAAATTTCCAGTACAAGCCTTATGATATATGAAATCACTTCGGAATGTCCATGCTCTCCACATTTCTAGTTGAAACATAAAGATGAGCTATGATCGATTGCACATTGCTAGTCTAAACAAGAGGCAAGTAGACAGTAAGTTTCCTATTATACTATCCCCTCTTATTCATCCGCACCTTTCGCTGAACTAGAGAAACCTGCGTGAGTACAGTTTTTGAGCAGATATTCTCTTCATTAAATCCTAAACCTGTAAATGTGCAGGTATATTCTCACTTATAGCTCGGTGACATCATCTGAAGTAAGAATAACTGCAGATTTGCAGGAATTATCGCTTTAGCCCTCCACGTATCATTAGAAAATGTACTTTTGCAGGTTTATTCATCGGTAATCGTTACAGAATAGTCAACCATCAGCATCTTTGAGCTACACCGTGCTGCTTGTACCCTTGATCGTTCCTTATATTTACGTAAAAAAAGAACCGGCAGCATGCACAAATCGTGTTTGCTGTACCGGTTCTATTTTTAGGAAAAATGTGTGAACAGTAGATTATACTCTGTCAAAGCTAGAGATTAGCTCATCAAGAACATCTTTACTTACCATTTTACCTTTGAAATTAATGAGGTTCTCTGCGCTTCCGGAGAAGATACAAGTAGGCTCGTATTTTCTAAGAATAATCTTTTCTCCATCTACAAAAATCTCGAGCGGGTCTTTTATGTCAATTCCCATCGTTCTACGTAGTTCAATGGGAATTACGATACGTCCCAATTCATCTACTTTTCTTACTATGCCTGTCGCTTTCATCATCGTACATCCTCCCTTGAAATTACATTAATAATCATT
This window of the Paenibacillus sp. FSL R10-2734 genome carries:
- a CDS encoding HAD hydrolase-like protein encodes the protein MSNEVQGTELNTVHSKLNKPEAIVFDMDGTLFQTESLLLPAYHKMFDILREEGLYTGPTPPEERILSSLGMLLADIWKKVMPESDEAVHRRADELLLQLEVEGLEAGGTLLYPQVVETLTALKERGVRLFVASNGLEEYIHSIVVVHELKDLFEGLYSAGGQGTATKTELLRILLDNHGIKSAWMVGDRSSDVEAGKGNGQTVIGCAYAGFGRQDELKGSDVIITSFDELIDLYDNASVSE
- a CDS encoding AbrB/MazE/SpoVT family DNA-binding domain-containing protein; translation: MMKATGIVRKVDELGRIVIPIELRRTMGIDIKDPLEIFVDGEKIILRKYEPTCIFSGSAENLINFKGKMVSKDVLDELISSFDRV